The following coding sequences lie in one Listeria ivanovii subsp. londoniensis genomic window:
- a CDS encoding NUDIX hydrolase — translation MEKWDLYDNQRQITGKTHIRGEKMQPGELHLVIHVCIFNEKNQLLIQKRQKDKESWPGYWDLSAAGSALKGETSQQAAEREVQEELGIKLDLSKARAKFSFHFDYGFDDYWFVTTNIKLSDLKLQQEEVADARFVTKEELENLSATGEMIPYFFLDKLFDLKNATSSHF, via the coding sequence ATGGAAAAGTGGGACTTATACGATAATCAGCGCCAAATAACGGGTAAAACGCACATTCGCGGGGAAAAAATGCAGCCAGGCGAGCTTCATTTGGTTATTCATGTGTGTATTTTTAACGAAAAAAATCAATTACTCATCCAAAAGCGCCAAAAAGATAAAGAGTCTTGGCCAGGATATTGGGATTTATCTGCCGCAGGTTCAGCATTAAAAGGTGAAACGAGTCAACAAGCAGCCGAACGAGAAGTCCAAGAAGAACTAGGAATCAAACTAGATTTAAGTAAGGCGCGCGCTAAATTCAGTTTTCATTTTGACTATGGTTTCGATGATTACTGGTTCGTTACAACAAACATCAAACTGAGTGACTTAAAATTACAACAAGAAGAAGTAGCGGACGCTCGATTTGTGACGAAAGAAGAACTCGAAAATTTAAGCGCCACTGGTGAAATGATTCCGTATTTCTTTTTAGACAAGCTTTTTGACCTGAAAAATGCCACAAGTAGTCACTTTTAA
- a CDS encoding oxidoreductase, with translation MLKMGFIGNGKSTNRYHLPFILERENIQVKTIYNRNPKTATWDKIEGVHYTTDLEELLTDPEIKLITISTTQSSHFEYAKKVLENGKNVLVEKPFMMTYAEAKEIFELAKERGLMVQCYQNRRFDSDFLTAQKVIESGKLGELLEVEMHYDYFRPEIPESVHEFKFYDSYLYGHGCHTIDQVLSYFGKPDDIHYDVRQLLGKGRMNDYFDLDFYYGITKVSVKSSYFRIKARPSFVLYGKKGMFTKETKDRQEEHLKLFYMPSHKDFGIDLPEHYGTLTYVDDAGVWHEEKVISEVGDYGRVYDDLYEAIINGKPKQVTDEETLLQMEILEKGVEACK, from the coding sequence ATGTTGAAAATGGGTTTTATTGGTAATGGGAAAAGCACCAACAGATACCATCTGCCATTTATTCTAGAACGCGAAAATATCCAAGTGAAGACGATTTATAATCGCAATCCAAAAACTGCCACTTGGGACAAAATTGAAGGAGTACATTACACTACAGATTTAGAGGAGCTTTTGACAGACCCAGAAATCAAGTTAATCACGATTTCTACCACACAAAGTTCCCATTTTGAATATGCTAAAAAGGTGTTAGAAAATGGCAAAAACGTCCTAGTTGAAAAACCATTTATGATGACGTATGCAGAAGCGAAAGAAATTTTTGAACTAGCAAAAGAGCGCGGTTTAATGGTTCAATGCTATCAAAATCGCCGCTTTGACTCTGACTTTTTAACGGCTCAAAAAGTGATTGAAAGCGGAAAACTAGGCGAACTTTTGGAAGTGGAAATGCATTACGATTATTTCCGACCAGAAATTCCTGAATCTGTCCATGAATTTAAGTTTTATGATAGTTACTTATACGGTCACGGTTGCCATACCATCGACCAAGTACTTTCTTACTTCGGAAAACCAGACGATATTCATTATGATGTTCGTCAATTACTCGGAAAAGGCCGAATGAACGACTATTTTGACCTTGATTTTTATTACGGAATTACCAAAGTCTCCGTAAAATCAAGCTATTTCCGAATTAAGGCTCGTCCAAGCTTTGTTTTGTATGGTAAAAAAGGAATGTTCACGAAAGAAACAAAAGATCGCCAAGAAGAACATCTAAAACTATTTTATATGCCGAGTCATAAAGATTTTGGAATTGATTTACCAGAGCATTACGGCACATTAACTTATGTGGATGATGCGGGAGTATGGCATGAGGAGAAAGTCATTTCCGAAGTGGGCGATTATGGTCGTGTGTACGATGATCTCTATGAAGCCATTATAAATGGAAAACCGAAGCAAGTAACAGACGAAGAAACGCTACTGCAAATGGAAATTTTGGAAAAAGGCGTCGAAGCTTGTAAATAA
- a CDS encoding PTS fructose transporter subunit IIC yields the protein MKIVGVTACPTGIAHTYMSAEKLTKTAEDLGYEVKIETQGAKVENVLTKEDIASADYVILAVDKEIDTARFAGKKVKRVSTSRAIKEADVIIKEVIAEKGLINYSAESSLSNSEQPPKASLYNHFMNGVNYMLPFVIAGGILIAISFAFGIDAANPDSASYNAIAAAFSKIGGDTAFALMVPALAAGISVSVAGRAGFAPGLVAGTLATAGGSGFLGGMIGGILAGYVAHFFANKVNVTKSLASIYQLIVVPLLAITIVGLAMVFVIDTPIAWVLDALTSWLNGLGETSGVLFGLLIGVMMAADMGGPINKSISTFSIGLMTAGVTAPIAACMAAGMVPPLGLALATLLFRNKFTTEEKTAGNSCWVLGASYITEGAIPFAVADPLRVIPSLMLGSATAAAISMGAGVTSLAPHGGIWVMFIPNVIDHLFMYIIAIVAGTIVTAVSVGLLKTPVNKRKNKGEML from the coding sequence ATGAAAATAGTTGGTGTTACAGCTTGTCCCACTGGCATTGCTCATACGTACATGTCTGCTGAAAAGTTAACTAAAACAGCAGAAGACCTTGGTTATGAAGTGAAAATAGAGACTCAAGGAGCAAAAGTTGAAAATGTTCTAACGAAAGAAGATATTGCATCAGCTGATTATGTTATTTTAGCGGTTGATAAAGAAATTGATACAGCTAGATTTGCTGGAAAGAAAGTAAAAAGAGTATCTACTTCTAGAGCAATTAAAGAAGCAGATGTCATAATTAAGGAAGTCATTGCAGAAAAAGGACTAATAAATTATTCAGCAGAAAGCAGTTTAAGTAATTCTGAACAGCCACCAAAAGCAAGTCTTTATAATCATTTTATGAATGGTGTTAACTATATGCTACCATTTGTTATCGCGGGTGGAATACTAATCGCAATTAGTTTTGCTTTCGGTATTGATGCTGCCAATCCAGATTCTGCTTCCTATAATGCAATTGCAGCAGCGTTTTCTAAAATAGGTGGAGATACCGCATTTGCATTAATGGTTCCAGCACTTGCTGCCGGAATTTCCGTATCAGTCGCAGGGAGGGCTGGTTTTGCTCCTGGACTTGTTGCCGGAACACTTGCAACAGCTGGAGGATCTGGTTTTCTTGGCGGAATGATTGGTGGTATTTTGGCAGGTTATGTAGCTCACTTCTTTGCTAATAAAGTGAATGTTACAAAATCACTTGCTTCTATTTATCAGTTGATTGTTGTACCACTTCTAGCTATTACAATAGTTGGTTTGGCGATGGTATTTGTTATTGATACACCAATTGCTTGGGTGCTAGATGCGCTTACAAGTTGGCTAAATGGTCTTGGTGAAACATCTGGTGTTTTATTTGGACTTCTTATTGGAGTGATGATGGCAGCAGATATGGGTGGACCTATAAATAAATCTATCTCTACTTTCTCCATCGGGCTTATGACGGCCGGGGTTACAGCACCAATTGCCGCATGTATGGCAGCAGGTATGGTTCCACCACTTGGTCTAGCACTTGCAACGCTACTTTTTAGAAATAAATTTACAACAGAAGAAAAAACAGCAGGAAATTCTTGTTGGGTATTAGGGGCATCATACATTACGGAAGGGGCTATCCCGTTCGCAGTCGCAGATCCACTTCGAGTTATCCCTAGTCTTATGTTAGGCTCAGCAACAGCAGCAGCTATTTCGATGGGTGCGGGAGTAACTTCACTTGCTCCACATGGTGGCATTTGGGTAATGTTCATTCCTAATGTTATTGACCATCTATTTATGTATATTATTGCAATCGTAGCAGGAACAATCGTGACTGCAGTTTCAGTAGGATTATTAAAAACACCAGTAAATAAACGAAAAAATAAAGGGGAGATGCTATAA
- a CDS encoding AMP-binding protein, with the protein MINKYEPLNLYTNFKNASEQYPEMPIHFDEELVTFPELGLHTTYKKCEEAIIQKAAHLHKFGVRKADKVIVYKSAKFDSYVLAVAISYLGAVPIMVSSHLPASTIDIFVNRLDEPWLLFDGETSAKSQQLNNLPDERLINAEQLFKAPLGDYICPQEELPKDMIAYMTHTSGTTGVPKLIAHSANSMGWRTKYQRRILNFIKPRDLVAFHISPVHSRFNIGISSLMSLGFPLLPIANPSKENITKILREYKPYVLETHPNHFVQWASLAREKPDVFESIKFYHSTFDAINKETMATFLRTSSYKKPIFLQIYGQSECGPMILRAHTLKSIETLNARDMGIGMPGLTEVRIVDQEGTPVPAGVSGNIQMLSKGRALTYYKEEARFEENVYGPWWDSGDYGMKDELGRLFLQDRQVDLVETIDSTLAIEDKLLDTLTFLDEVVIIRGKNGSPQPIIAVHDDKEMNWDAWWNAVSDLPHMNEPIVMKYEDIPRTATMKVQRLQMERELQQ; encoded by the coding sequence ATGATTAATAAATACGAACCATTAAACCTCTACACCAACTTTAAAAATGCTTCTGAGCAGTATCCAGAAATGCCAATTCATTTTGATGAAGAGCTAGTCACTTTTCCAGAATTAGGTTTACATACGACTTACAAAAAATGTGAAGAAGCAATTATTCAAAAAGCGGCCCATCTGCATAAATTTGGTGTCCGAAAAGCCGACAAAGTGATTGTTTATAAATCAGCTAAATTTGATTCTTACGTTTTGGCTGTTGCGATTTCTTACCTTGGCGCTGTGCCGATTATGGTTTCCTCGCATCTTCCAGCGTCTACAATTGATATTTTTGTGAATAGACTTGACGAGCCTTGGTTGCTTTTTGACGGAGAAACTTCTGCTAAAAGTCAGCAATTAAACAATTTGCCAGACGAACGATTGATCAATGCTGAACAATTATTTAAAGCTCCTCTGGGCGACTATATTTGTCCACAAGAAGAACTGCCAAAAGATATGATTGCTTATATGACGCATACTTCCGGCACAACTGGAGTGCCAAAACTAATTGCCCACTCCGCGAATTCGATGGGCTGGAGAACCAAGTATCAACGCCGCATTTTGAATTTCATCAAGCCTCGAGATCTTGTTGCTTTTCATATTTCGCCTGTACATTCTCGTTTTAATATTGGTATTTCTTCCTTGATGTCCCTTGGTTTCCCGTTACTTCCGATTGCCAATCCATCTAAAGAAAACATCACTAAAATCTTGCGCGAATATAAACCATATGTCCTAGAAACTCATCCAAATCATTTTGTCCAATGGGCATCTCTTGCGCGCGAAAAACCAGATGTATTTGAAAGCATTAAATTTTATCATTCTACATTTGATGCGATCAATAAAGAAACGATGGCTACTTTCCTGCGTACCTCTTCTTATAAAAAACCGATTTTCTTACAAATTTATGGTCAAAGTGAATGTGGTCCAATGATTTTACGTGCGCATACATTAAAATCAATTGAAACATTAAATGCGCGTGATATGGGAATTGGTATGCCTGGGCTTACGGAAGTTCGTATTGTCGACCAAGAAGGCACCCCTGTTCCTGCAGGTGTTAGCGGCAATATCCAAATGCTCTCAAAAGGACGTGCACTGACGTATTATAAAGAAGAAGCTCGTTTTGAAGAAAATGTTTACGGTCCTTGGTGGGATAGTGGCGATTATGGCATGAAAGATGAACTCGGTCGCCTGTTCTTGCAAGACCGTCAAGTGGATTTAGTGGAAACAATTGATAGTACACTTGCGATTGAAGATAAATTACTTGATACACTAACTTTCTTAGATGAAGTTGTCATTATCCGTGGTAAAAATGGTAGTCCTCAGCCAATTATCGCTGTTCATGATGATAAAGAAATGAACTGGGATGCTTGGTGGAATGCGGTTTCCGATTTACCACATATGAATGAACCAATCGTGATGAAATATGAAGACATTCCAAGAACAGCCACAATGAAAGTTCAACGCTTACAAATGGAACGCGAACTACAACAATAA
- a CDS encoding MucBP domain-containing protein gives MKISKIGALLLGTALIVQVPFQVSAATNVNAVKQNQTETVTPSVKLNNKTLAATSDLELTVGEETTKSLHVQDSALPNNEWGTYITEVKVTLNNLDGINYNVEYGPMNEAGTLYQYADIVLSGTPTKAGTGSFTIEYADGASNSGTHTYTVNIQSTATVQYVDENGAKVAEDTTQQGDLNTAYTTEAKTIDGYTLDETKLPSNQNGQFGETNQTVTYTYTKNQNEVNKGTVGISFYSVDGKKQELYSGLNLSYAYPDGVPTDTVTFGDLANGATYNDLRNNTLDSDISWNDVLENMVAYLNGDIDAAQFEAAVGATARQFDLDGIAANFEGYEFDEATYQENLAKMVTYEQDGGNVNLQVPFKKIADVQVGADVTVKYVDADGNELAQEATLSGNVDADYTSKAKTIEGWTLKETPANATGTFSDEAQTVTYVYEKNADNSVTPTPVNPAENNDNNDNNATMKDDPTNLHVDAKTTEMKSKAKDPAKTVTTKNSLPKTGDNALENSLLVGLGALLLAGIFVFMRKTRKVK, from the coding sequence ATGAAAATAAGTAAAATTGGGGCATTACTACTCGGAACAGCATTGATTGTTCAAGTACCTTTTCAAGTTTCCGCCGCTACAAACGTTAATGCTGTTAAACAAAACCAAACTGAAACTGTCACACCATCAGTAAAGCTGAATAATAAAACATTAGCTGCAACAAGTGACTTGGAATTAACGGTTGGAGAAGAAACTACTAAGTCGCTACACGTCCAAGATAGTGCTTTACCAAATAATGAGTGGGGAACCTATATTACGGAAGTAAAAGTAACACTAAACAACTTAGATGGCATCAACTATAATGTTGAATATGGACCTATGAATGAAGCCGGCACATTATATCAATATGCTGATATAGTTCTTTCCGGAACACCAACGAAAGCTGGTACTGGCAGCTTTACTATCGAATACGCTGATGGCGCTAGTAATAGTGGAACACACACATACACCGTAAACATCCAGTCAACAGCAACTGTACAATATGTTGATGAAAACGGCGCAAAGGTTGCCGAAGATACTACACAACAAGGAGATTTAAACACAGCGTATACAACAGAAGCAAAAACAATTGATGGGTATACATTAGATGAAACAAAACTTCCTAGTAATCAAAACGGACAATTTGGCGAAACAAACCAAACAGTAACATATACTTATACAAAAAATCAAAATGAAGTAAACAAAGGAACTGTGGGCATTTCGTTCTATTCTGTAGATGGTAAAAAGCAAGAACTATATTCAGGACTCAACTTATCGTACGCATACCCAGATGGTGTACCAACAGACACCGTAACATTTGGTGATTTAGCAAATGGAGCAACTTATAATGATTTAAGAAATAACACATTAGATTCTGACATTTCTTGGAATGATGTATTAGAAAATATGGTAGCATACCTGAACGGAGATATAGATGCAGCTCAATTTGAAGCAGCAGTTGGGGCTACAGCCAGACAATTTGACTTAGATGGAATTGCCGCAAACTTTGAAGGATATGAATTTGATGAAGCAACTTACCAAGAGAACCTAGCGAAAATGGTCACCTATGAACAAGATGGTGGTAATGTCAATTTACAAGTTCCATTTAAGAAAATAGCAGATGTCCAAGTAGGCGCGGACGTGACGGTGAAATATGTAGATGCAGATGGAAATGAATTAGCACAGGAAGCCACTTTAAGTGGAAATGTCGATGCGGATTATACATCAAAAGCCAAAACGATTGAAGGCTGGACTTTAAAAGAAACGCCTGCCAATGCAACAGGAACTTTCAGCGATGAAGCACAAACCGTAACCTATGTTTATGAAAAAAATGCGGATAATAGTGTCACACCAACACCTGTAAATCCAGCTGAGAATAACGACAATAACGACAACAATGCAACCATGAAAGATGACCCAACGAACTTACATGTGGATGCAAAAACAACTGAAATGAAATCTAAAGCAAAAGATCCTGCTAAAACAGTAACAACGAAAAATTCCCTACCTAAAACAGGGGATAACGCTTTAGAAAATAGTCTTTTAGTGGGCTTAGGTGCTTTACTATTAGCTGGTATTTTCGTATTTATGCGTAAAACTAGAAAAGTAAAATAA
- a CDS encoding DeoR/GlpR family DNA-binding transcription regulator yields the protein MLSTAKERQLKIVNRLKVEQFMRIIDLVELVNYSEATVKRDLVELEKEGLVRRTRGGAMIIDNKKIDLPYLMKMNERSNETNKIRIADIAKSLIRDDMVIFLDSSSTSLYLIDVLSKFEGLQIITNGVMTASMLSEFTSARVSILGGSILTKRYTVNGAKAYNDALTYNADIAFVSCRGVDYDTGATETHEGEALIKQAFRRQSSELVLLVTEEKVGHKFMHQSLACHDIDYLITDFKLDAEVEKQFKAHQITCLY from the coding sequence ATGTTAAGTACAGCGAAAGAGCGCCAACTGAAAATAGTTAACCGCTTAAAAGTAGAACAATTTATGCGGATTATTGATTTGGTGGAACTAGTTAATTATAGTGAAGCAACAGTGAAGCGCGATTTAGTAGAGCTTGAGAAAGAAGGGCTCGTGAGGCGAACTAGAGGCGGGGCAATGATTATTGATAACAAAAAAATTGATTTGCCTTACTTGATGAAAATGAACGAGCGAAGTAATGAAACAAACAAAATAAGGATTGCTGATATTGCCAAATCACTTATTCGTGATGATATGGTGATTTTCTTAGACTCTAGCTCGACATCGCTGTATTTAATTGATGTTTTAAGTAAATTTGAAGGATTGCAGATTATTACTAATGGTGTAATGACTGCCTCGATGTTATCAGAATTCACTAGTGCACGAGTTAGTATTTTAGGCGGATCGATTTTAACAAAGCGTTACACGGTCAATGGAGCAAAAGCATATAATGATGCACTTACGTATAATGCAGATATTGCTTTTGTTTCTTGTCGCGGAGTAGATTATGATACTGGAGCAACTGAAACCCATGAAGGAGAAGCCTTAATTAAGCAAGCTTTCAGGCGTCAGTCTAGCGAGCTCGTTTTACTTGTAACCGAAGAAAAAGTCGGGCATAAATTTATGCATCAAAGCTTAGCGTGCCATGATATAGATTATTTAATTACTGATTTTAAATTAGATGCTGAAGTCGAAAAACAGTTTAAAGCTCATCAAATTACTTGTTTGTATTAA
- a CDS encoding flavocytochrome c: MKKRLSITLILLLSLALVIAGCGSNNTSKSDKTETKDKEKTEVTSGASKTSYTDPSELKEEYDIVIVGAAGAGLSAALEAKAKGMNPVILEKMPQAGGNTLKASSGMNASETKFQKEEGINDSNDKFYEETLAGGHGTNDKEMLRFFVDNSASAIDWLDSMDIKLNNLTITGGMSVKRTHRPEDGSAVGKYLVDGLLKNVQEEEIPVFVNADVKEITQKDGKVTGVKLRLNNKEDKTISSDAVVVTTGGYGANKELIEKERPDLKGYVTTNQAGSTGDGIKMIEKLGGTTVDMDQIQVHPTVQQEKSYLIGEAVRGEGAILVSQEGKRFGNELDTRDNVTASINKLPEKSAYLIFDSGVKDRVKAIAQYDEMGFVEEGATIDELASKINVPKEELTKTLDTWNASVKNKNDEAFGRTTGMENDLSKAPYYAIKIGPGIHYTMGGVKINTNTEVLDKDGKPITGLFAAGEVTGGLHGENRIGGNSVAEIIIFGRQAGDKSAEFVKEQ, translated from the coding sequence ATGAAAAAAAGGTTATCAATAACACTTATCTTGCTACTATCACTTGCATTAGTCATCGCAGGCTGTGGTAGCAACAACACAAGTAAAAGCGACAAGACTGAAACAAAAGACAAAGAGAAAACAGAAGTAACATCAGGGGCGTCAAAAACGAGTTACACAGATCCATCAGAATTAAAAGAAGAATATGATATCGTCATAGTTGGTGCAGCAGGAGCAGGCTTATCCGCAGCACTAGAAGCAAAAGCTAAAGGGATGAATCCAGTAATTCTTGAAAAAATGCCACAAGCAGGCGGAAATACATTGAAAGCCTCTTCTGGTATGAATGCATCTGAAACTAAATTCCAAAAAGAAGAAGGAATTAATGATAGTAACGATAAATTTTACGAAGAAACCTTAGCTGGCGGCCATGGTACAAATGATAAAGAAATGCTACGTTTCTTCGTCGACAACTCCGCAAGCGCAATTGACTGGCTAGATTCCATGGATATTAAATTAAATAACCTAACAATCACTGGGGGAATGAGCGTAAAACGAACTCATCGTCCTGAAGATGGCTCCGCAGTTGGTAAATACCTAGTAGATGGTTTATTAAAAAATGTCCAAGAAGAAGAAATTCCAGTATTTGTAAATGCCGATGTAAAAGAAATTACCCAAAAAGACGGAAAAGTAACCGGAGTAAAGTTGCGTCTTAATAATAAAGAAGATAAAACAATTAGTTCTGATGCCGTTGTTGTTACAACTGGTGGCTACGGAGCAAATAAAGAATTAATTGAAAAAGAACGTCCTGACTTAAAAGGATATGTCACAACCAACCAAGCAGGAAGTACTGGTGATGGTATCAAAATGATTGAAAAACTTGGTGGCACAACCGTGGATATGGATCAAATTCAAGTCCACCCAACAGTGCAACAAGAGAAATCTTATCTGATTGGTGAAGCTGTACGTGGTGAGGGAGCCATTTTAGTTTCACAAGAAGGAAAACGTTTTGGGAATGAATTAGATACACGCGATAATGTGACAGCTTCCATCAACAAACTACCTGAAAAATCAGCTTACCTTATATTTGATTCGGGAGTAAAAGATCGTGTAAAAGCAATTGCTCAATATGATGAAATGGGCTTTGTTGAAGAAGGCGCAACTATTGATGAGTTAGCTAGCAAAATCAATGTTCCAAAAGAAGAACTTACAAAAACGTTAGATACTTGGAATGCTAGCGTGAAAAACAAAAATGACGAAGCATTTGGCAGAACTACAGGAATGGAAAACGACTTGTCCAAAGCGCCATACTATGCAATCAAAATCGGACCAGGAATTCACTACACAATGGGTGGCGTGAAAATTAACACTAATACAGAAGTTTTAGATAAAGATGGTAAACCAATTACCGGATTGTTCGCTGCAGGGGAAGTAACAGGGGGCTTGCACGGAGAAAATCGTATCGGTGGTAACTCAGTAGCTGAAATCATTATTTTTGGTCGTCAAGCTGGCGATAAATCAGCTGAATTTGTAAAAGAACAATAA
- a CDS encoding HEAT repeat domain-containing protein, which yields MDAKILLKTLKNTSDEAQKLKIIPKLGKYAKGKTVEEALVALMESNSERIRAAAIDALLTNPHKRIKKLVMVHMTDTNLVKEKCFEYAGYHWMKQAKPILLAHLNDDDYWIRYFAILNIGDMKSYELKEDVKKHLDSEISDVVRAGGYLTLYLLSETDDEIEYNRQKLLQLLNSPDEEARFVTINALADIGGHFEKEKVIQVLSKQLDIEEDEDNIVVLTRSIRLLKYYR from the coding sequence ATGGACGCTAAAATATTACTCAAAACATTAAAAAATACTTCCGATGAAGCTCAAAAGCTAAAAATCATACCTAAACTAGGTAAATACGCAAAAGGAAAAACAGTTGAAGAAGCTTTAGTCGCTTTAATGGAATCAAATAGTGAAAGAATCAGAGCTGCTGCGATAGACGCTTTATTAACCAACCCCCATAAGCGCATCAAAAAATTAGTAATGGTTCATATGACAGATACTAATTTAGTGAAAGAAAAATGTTTTGAGTATGCAGGTTATCACTGGATGAAGCAAGCAAAACCAATACTTTTAGCACATTTAAACGATGATGATTATTGGATTCGATATTTTGCTATTTTAAATATTGGGGACATGAAATCGTATGAGTTAAAAGAAGATGTAAAAAAACATTTAGATAGTGAAATAAGTGATGTAGTTAGGGCAGGTGGTTATTTAACCTTATATTTATTAAGTGAAACAGATGATGAAATTGAGTATAACAGACAAAAGCTTCTCCAACTACTGAATTCACCAGATGAAGAAGCGCGATTTGTAACCATCAATGCGTTAGCGGATATAGGGGGGCACTTTGAAAAAGAAAAAGTAATTCAAGTGTTATCTAAGCAATTAGATATTGAGGAAGATGAAGATAACATAGTAGTGCTAACAAGAAGTATTCGTTTATTAAAGTATTATAGGTAA
- a CDS encoding ketose-bisphosphate aldolase, producing the protein MLYTMKDLLKVGKEHQFAVPAFNICSFDMLKAVMEQVEESNAPVIIEIHPDEIAYLGDNFVATVREYALRSKVPVVIHMDHGGTIQDVMRAIRNGYTSVMIDASRADYEDNIALTKEVVSLAHKVGVSVEAELGTIGNNGSAEGGADTIVYTDPDQAEDFVKRTGIDTLAVAIGTAHGLYPKDKKPELNMPLLKELNKRLDIPFVLHGGSGNPDKEVSESVQYGVRKVNLSSDLKSVFFEEIRQVLIKNPEMYEPNQVYPSANEKVKEVVRHKLNILNTVGQADKY; encoded by the coding sequence ATGTTATATACAATGAAAGATTTATTAAAAGTAGGAAAAGAACATCAATTTGCGGTACCAGCATTTAATATCTGTAGTTTTGATATGTTAAAAGCAGTAATGGAACAAGTAGAAGAAAGTAATGCACCCGTTATTATTGAAATCCATCCCGATGAGATTGCTTATCTTGGTGATAATTTTGTCGCGACGGTACGTGAATACGCGCTTAGAAGTAAAGTTCCTGTTGTAATTCATATGGATCACGGTGGAACCATTCAAGATGTTATGCGAGCAATTAGAAACGGCTATACATCAGTTATGATTGATGCTTCTAGAGCGGACTACGAAGATAATATTGCGTTAACAAAAGAAGTGGTCTCTCTTGCGCATAAAGTAGGCGTATCTGTAGAAGCCGAACTGGGGACAATTGGTAATAATGGGTCTGCTGAAGGTGGGGCGGATACAATTGTTTATACTGACCCAGATCAAGCAGAAGATTTTGTGAAAAGAACAGGTATCGACACTCTAGCAGTTGCGATTGGAACGGCACATGGTCTCTATCCTAAAGATAAAAAGCCGGAACTCAACATGCCGCTTTTAAAAGAATTGAATAAACGGTTGGATATTCCTTTTGTACTTCACGGGGGGTCAGGAAATCCGGATAAAGAAGTAAGCGAATCCGTCCAGTATGGCGTTAGGAAAGTAAATCTTAGCTCGGATCTGAAAAGTGTCTTTTTTGAGGAAATTCGTCAAGTGCTCATTAAAAATCCTGAAATGTATGAACCGAACCAAGTGTATCCGTCCGCAAACGAAAAAGTAAAAGAAGTAGTGAGACATAAATTAAACATTTTAAATACAGTCGGACAAGCAGATAAATACTAA
- a CDS encoding PTS sugar transporter subunit IIA, with protein MDISNLINESRIIFDTSIQTKQLLFEKVANVLGEEGAITNQKKFIRDLYKREEETSTGIESGFGIPHTKSKYVKEPLIVFVHSDVMTDYFGLDDAPIECSFIIGVPKKAADTHLEILSNLSRKLMNDEFIEKLKKSKNEQEIMTILSE; from the coding sequence ATGGACATATCAAATTTGATAAATGAAAGTCGGATTATTTTTGATACTAGTATTCAAACCAAGCAATTATTATTTGAAAAAGTAGCGAATGTACTAGGTGAAGAAGGGGCTATAACGAATCAAAAGAAATTTATACGTGACTTGTATAAACGAGAAGAGGAAACTTCGACAGGAATTGAGTCTGGATTTGGTATTCCTCATACAAAGAGTAAATATGTGAAAGAACCTTTGATTGTTTTTGTTCATTCGGATGTTATGACCGATTATTTTGGACTAGATGATGCACCAATTGAATGCAGTTTTATTATTGGAGTCCCAAAAAAGGCAGCAGACACACATTTAGAAATATTAAGTAACCTTTCAAGGAAATTAATGAATGACGAATTTATTGAAAAGTTAAAAAAATCAAAAAACGAACAAGAGATTATGACAATTTTATCAGAATAG